From a single Azospirillum fermentarium genomic region:
- a CDS encoding NUDIX domain-containing protein: MDHPDIEIVEKKTAYKGYLQVDVYRLRHKKFDGTWSGVLPPREVCERGHAVGVLLYDPVRDELVMIEQFRVGAAAGGGPAWMRETVAGIIEEGETPEDVARREALEEARCVVTDLVKVCDYFSSPGAFSERVTVFCGRVDSSGAGGIGGLAEEHEDIRIDVLSAEEGIRLLDENKLNNSVTVIALAWFARHRDTVRAQWLGGEAGA; this comes from the coding sequence ATGGACCATCCCGACATCGAAATCGTCGAGAAGAAGACCGCCTACAAGGGCTATCTGCAGGTCGATGTCTACCGCCTGCGTCACAAGAAGTTCGATGGCACCTGGAGCGGCGTGCTCCCCCCGCGGGAGGTGTGCGAGCGCGGCCACGCGGTGGGCGTCCTGCTCTATGACCCCGTGCGGGACGAGTTGGTGATGATCGAGCAGTTCCGCGTGGGGGCCGCCGCCGGCGGCGGGCCGGCGTGGATGCGGGAAACCGTGGCCGGTATCATCGAAGAGGGTGAGACGCCCGAGGACGTTGCCCGCCGCGAAGCCCTGGAGGAGGCGCGCTGCGTGGTGACCGATCTGGTGAAGGTCTGCGACTATTTCTCCAGCCCCGGCGCCTTTTCCGAAAGGGTCACGGTGTTCTGCGGCCGGGTGGACAGCAGCGGGGCCGGCGGCATCGGCGGGCTGGCCGAGGAGCACGAGGACATCCGCATCGACGTGCTGAGCGCCGAGGAAGGCATCCGCCTGCTGGACGAAAACAAGCTGAACAACTCGGTGACGGTCATCGCCCTGGCGTGGTTCGCCCGCCACCGCGACACCGTGCGTGCGCAATGGCTGGGTGGTGAGGCGGGGGCCTGA